The genomic DNA caaTGTAGGTCTGGGTTGTGTGCTGATGCAGTATGGTACGGTAGTTGCTTATGTATGCTTATGTATCGCGTCAGCTCAAGATTCACGAGGCTAATTATCTGGTGTACAATTTGGAACTGGCTGTAGTGGTCTTTGCTCTTAAGAtctggaggcattatctgtatggaTAGAAGTGCaccatctacactgatcataagagtcttagatatctccttactcagaaggagttaaatcttaggcagcgtcgataggttgagctacttaaggattatgattgtagtATAGAGTATCACCCTAGAAATGCCAATGTAGTGGCCGATGCATTAAGCCGTAGGGCTGTAGCTGATTTATGGGCATTGTTCGTTCGACTGAGTCTTTATGATAATGAGAGTCTTCTAGCGGAGTTTCAAGTGAAGTCAacatggattgagcagattaGAGCTAAGTAGTTAGAGGATAAGACTCTCAAGATGTGATTTCGTCAGGTTGAGACTGGGATTGCTACGTATTTTAGGCTGAATAGTGATGGGGTATTATACTTCagaggtaggatttgtgtacctaATGATAAGGATTTAAGGCTGTCGATTTTgagggaagcacatagtagtccatACGCTATGTAtcctggtggaaataagatgtataaGGATCTCcgagaattgtattggtggctagAGTTGAAACGTGAGGTGACGGATTATGTTGCTCattgtttgacttgtcagcaggttaaggttGGGCaccagttaccttcgggtttgctacaaCCAGTAAAGATACTGATATAAAAATGAGAACAAGTAACAATAGACTTcattagtgggttgcctttgacacccactaagaaggattctatttgggttgtcgtggatcgattgactaagtcggcacATTTCATCCCAGTTAGGACGGACTTCTCCCTGCAAAAACTGGCTAGGTTGTAAATTTCTGAGATAGTGAGGTTGCATGGGGTTCCTGTTtcgatcatctctgatagggatcctcgttttaCGTCTTGGTTCTGGCAAAAacttcatgaggctttgggttctcGTCTGGATTTTAGTACTGCAGTTCATcttcaaacagatggtcaatcggaGAGGGTAATTCAGGTACTGGgagatatgttgaggggatgtgttatggatttctgaggtagttgggaggagtacttgcccttggcagagttcgcttacaacaacagttatcagtctagtatacagatggcacagtatgaggcactttatggtcgtaagtgtcgcactcctttgtgctggactgagttgggtgagcgacgtgTTCTGGGTCCGGATTTGATTTCAGAGACTGAGGATAAGTTTCGTTTGATTCATGAGCGACTGAAAGCgacttctgatagacagaaatcttatactGATTTGAagaggaaagatattgagtttttaGTGGGGGACTTGGTCTTTCTAAAAGTTTCACCGTGAAAAAAGGTTCTGAGTTTCGAGCCCAAGGGTAAGCTAAGTTCTTGGTTCATTAGGCCGTACCAGATTTTGAAATGAGTAGGGCCAGTCGCATACCAGTTAAAGCTACCTCAAGAGTTGGATCGTGTACATGACGTGtttcacgtctcgatgttgagacgTTATCGCTCTGATCTCACACacgtgccagtggaggagattaaGGTTAGACCATATCTGTCATTCGAGGAGGAGCCAGTTTAGATTTTAGATCTTGACGTCGAGGTCCTGCGTAGGAAAACTATACATTTGGTGAAGGTGCTGTGgaggaatcatagcactgaggaggccacgtgggagctaGAGGATTTGATGCGACAACAATATCCTCACCTTTTCTAATCAGGTAAAAATTCAAGGACTAATTTTCTTTAAGGGGCTAGAGTTGTAAAGCCCTAAATTTTTGTAAATTCGGCTTTTGTGATTTTTGAGCATGGAAATATCAGgacatttgttttattttggcATAAAATAAATGTTGGTTTAAGTGTTTATGTACTCTAGGGTATGTTTGGGAAGTTCCAAGTTCAAGTtttaacttgggctaaattttggttttatttgaaTAAAGCCTAACTTTTTGTTAGTGGGTTTATAAGAATTTATTGGTAGGAACTTAACAGAATGgacctgctggtctagtggttaagtggcaatGAATTATGCCTGAGATTCCGAGTTCGAGTCGTGGGTGTGGCATTAATTTTATTGACAAGCCGTGCGGACGTTTGAGTTAGATTAAAGTATTAAAGTGAGGGTAGGGTTTTCAGGTGTTGCTTaacctgtttttttttttctttttgctctcTGACGTCTTCTTCTTTTCCCAAAACCCCTGCTGTCAAGATTTACTTCTTTTACCTTCtcatctatttttctttctttcgatTAGTTTGGCGTACTACTGGTAGGTTCCGTCGGCTTGATAAGTATGGTTTTGATAAATTATGGAGTTTCTTTTTGGAGATTATTTAAGAAGGATTTGATTTTCTATTTAGGGGATAACCAAGGTTCTGTGGATCATTAATCGACGTTCTAAATAGCGAAGAATCACATTTTATCGTATAAGGTAACGTTGTCGATAATTTTCGAGATTTGCCTGTTTCTTAGTAACTCAGATTAAGTAATTAAAAGGGTGAAATACTGTTCAATAATAGGTTCTGGAGTGTTCGGGATTGCGTTAGGCTTCAATTGGAACCAGATGTGTACTTTAATCGATCTAAAATTGCGTTTCGGTGAAAGTAAAAAACGCTGATGTCAACGCTACACCGACGTGTGGATTGCCCGTGTGGAGGCCGTGTGgcgagacacgaccatgtggtcgACGAAGTAGGCAGTACGCGTGCTACATGGGCACGACGGAAACGGGCGTGTAGGGCTGGCTAGGCCGTGTACGAGGCACGAGCTAGACAATTGGGCCATATGGGCCACACTGGTGTGTGGTGCCACACGAGTgaactacatgggcgtgtggaaattggggccaggccgtgtgaacaaCACgagcaaggccaatttgggccgagtGACCCAGACGGGCGTGTGGGACCACACGagtagggcacacgggcgtgtgagcctctTTAATCTGAagtgttctgtaaggttgcacgggtcacccaagttgACTATGACCtgttgtagggtcggtaagccgTATCTGGACTCTTAATTCTGTGATGTATGAATTAGCATGTTATACCTGGCATGATTATCTGATTTGCTCTGAAAATATATGTATGCTTCACTTGTCTGCATTACAACATGCCATATTTGTATGATGTATTGCATCAGGATGGGTTTGATGAAGTGAAGGAAGTATTGAAGGGCTTTAAAAGCttgttatctggcagctaagctgcataCTTATAATAGGTGCTGCTATACCGTaccttatggtgtgtagggatgaatgggtcgattttattccccacatatggtgtgtagggatgggtgggttgattttattccCATATGGTGTGatgggttggacggagttggtgtgtagggctggtgggCGTATTATATTAATCTGATCACCTATGCATGCTATATCTGATAATTATTCTGTAAGGGCCCAGGGCCGAATTATGATTGTATTCTGTTGTCCATTTGTATGCATGCCATTCTGTGGGGGATgtatgataaaccataatttatatatatttttatcgcatgcttagcatatttatggattgtttctccttagaattggtgaatttgatgctcctaatcctttaatttgatgttttatacttaggtgagcataggagagtaaaaagagcaagaaacgggctaaaaacggagaaaatagacccacgtgggaaatcaacatggcctggacttcttcacacggacgtgtccatttggtaggatcaaatcatgacttacacgggtagaccacacgcccgtgcctatttaacagctttgaccatgggctggagtaatcgcacactggcatgtcacacaggcatgtccctttcgagcccaagtttagttcaattcgaaaaaggtcaattttgagggctcttaggcattctaaagcctatttaaacacctgaggaggcacttagaagggggacgcagagtaaGAAGTAAGGAATTACTTAAGGAaggccgattgatccatctcaagagcatgattcatcatcaagactgaagacctcccttcaagttccttcaggagttttgggttttcttatattttgttatctttatgcttttgagatgttttctttcataaatatgaattaaaccccctaaatatctaaggggaatgaaacctaggacagatcttgttattattatctgaattgtatgataaatatttgacttgttcttaattatgtgttcttaattcttgattcaagttaacgctcttattcagaggaggaatagaccctgtctaagagtaaaattgtcataattaagcgtagttgattgcgcgtctagagatagggtgacaagattttaccggattagggtgaaacctaataagggaatccatagatcgagttaatgtaattctagggtgttaattagaaagagatttcaattaatcaacctagggttagacgttattagtctcgagagagataataatataacttaaggattttaatggatcaagttaaatgaataaatcatctgattcagagtcaaataacaagtgaagtctaggtggatttttccttaggtattgtctcaatcaatcgaatcttcccaaaagtattttctcaagttttctttttgtgcattcttagttagtaattagtttagataaccaaacctcttaatttttaggctagataataaaaaagaagtaaatactagtactcgtagttcctttgggtttggcaatccagtcttgctgaactatactactgttcgataggtacacttgccttaatcgtgataataagttagtctcaaaaacgattcatttataaatctttaaaacctgttacgaatatcacgcatcaatgtacacactgagttgcgaaaacttacccctttatttatttttctgttcAGGTAATTCCCAGCAGTAGATGGATCGATGCGACGGAGAGCTCGACGGTGACCACTGCTTCATATACTCTGGTTTTATGGTTTaatgcttttattattttaactgcGATAGTAGAGGGTATTTATATAATTTCTGGCTCAGATTTCTTGGTTTAAATTCGGGATTAGAACTACAGTTTATGGATTTTGAAACCGCAACATATCACGATATCTCTAGCTGTTTTCTTTTAAGCTTTCGTGTATAAAGAATTATTTTCAAGTAAAAATTTGAATAGTGATTTTCTGATTTAAGTAAAGGCAATGAACAGAACAATTTAAAACTTGTTAAGGTTTTCTAAAAGTACTTTAATGTGAcgccgccagattcggccatcaCGTCTAGGCCGAgtctggggtgttacacaaaatcacttacttgcaagagtaaaGAGTGGCTGAAATATTGAAGCTCCAAAACCCATAAAATGCCTAAAATTTTCGGTGGTGAAAGGAGGGGATGAAAAAGATGatgtcttttgttttatttaatcttatttctagtcaaaataggCTATCAGCTCTaccaaatttgattttttttattcatcTTTGTCCCTATGGCTGACCACTCCTATTGAaatgggtctattttccctttaaagacccctaattatgattatccagctatttaacaccattttctagaaaaacaaaacttttgctctttatgcgatttagtcttttttcacaattaagcatgcaatcgctaaaattatttcaccaaaattttcacgcACTCTTATAATCATgatacaacacataaaataaatttcaaaaataatttcccCGACCTCGggtttgtggttctgaaaccactgttccggttaggtccaaaattgggctgttacaacgaCATTGTTATAACTGAAAGTTCCAGTACTGATATAGACAATGTGGTTCTGCAACTTCACAAAAAATTTGCTCTTAAAGACATAGGAAGACTCAATTTCTTTTTTTAGGAATTGAGGTCTGACACACACTTCAGGGCCTGTTGCTTGGTTAGAAAAAATATGCTCTGGAGATACTTCATAAAACTTGAATGACAGGAGCAGCAGCTACACCTATGAGCACTCCCAAACTGGTTGCTTCAAATGACAACCCACCCTTTGCTGATGGCCATTTGTATCGCAACGTCGTTGGAATGCTTTAGTATATGTACAATACACATCCTGATTTATCATTTTATGTTAACAAACTCAGTCAGTACATAAACTCACCCAATGAAACTCATTGGAAGGCTATTAAACAAGTGTTAAGGTATCTAATTGGAACTATAGAACATGGACTGTACTTCTTACAGGGTCAGTTCAAGTTAGTTTGCTATTTTGATGCTGGTTGGGCTTCGTCTGTTGAAGATCAACGATCCACAATAGGATATATCGTCTATTTAGATTCAAATCTTGTAGCCTGGTGCTCCAAAAAGCAAGCAGTGGTATCCAGGTCCTCCTCTGAAGCAGAATACTGCAGCTTAGCCAACTGTGTATCTGAATTGTTGTAGGTCAAACAACTGTTAAGAGAAATTGGTATGTCAGAAGTTCAAACACCCGTGGTCTGATTTGATAATACTTCTACAGTTTCAATGGCTGCAAATCCTACTCATCATGCAAGGGTAAAACATGTTGAGATTGACCAGCATTTTGTTCGTGAGAAAGTACTCGATGGAACCCTACAGGTCAACTTTGTTCCACTAGCTAATCAAGTTGCTGATGTACTCACGAAACCCATCATTCCCCAACAGTTTGCCTTTTTTAGACATGCTCTTCGAGTTGTTACAAGTGATGCTGATTTCAATGTTCAAAAGTTAAAAGAACCGAGAGAATGTTAGAGTAACTAATAAAGTGAGTTAGTCTGTTAATCTTTAGTTATCAGTTAGTTAGCAGTTAGTCTGTTAAGATCAGTTTCTATTAATAACATGCACAGCTGTATAAAAGCATGTACTATCTCTACTCAAtaaagtacttgtgatgtattcATCTTATTGAATATTCTTTCTTCTTTCAAGTTTAACATTCCttgtatttatttttcaaaatatgggTTTTGTCAAGCAATGGGTTTCTTGGACTATTTAATGTGTATCTATTGTTAAATACTGTGTTTTCTTAATGGTTGTGAGTGGAGCCCATTGTGCCGAAGCGGGGTTTAAGGCAAGAGGACCCATTGtctccttatttatttatttttgtgcatGGAAGGACTGAGTTATCTACTTTGTCAAGCTGAGGCCTAAGGGGATTTGCATGGAATTTCGATTAGTCACTAGAGCCTCAGCAGATGAtagttttttcttctttcaagCAATGAGTTCAAATGTAGTACTATGAAGAATAATTTGTTACGTAATGAATTTGCTTCTATGTAGGTGATTAATTTTTAGAAATTAGGGATTATGTTTAGCTCCAATTCTAAATTACAAGATCGAAATATTGTCATGGCAATATTTAGGGTTATTACACTGTTGGATCATAGTAGATATCTTAGTCTACCATTGTTGGTTGGTAgcaaaaaatggtaatttttttcttttatcaatGAGTTGCTTAGCAAATGACTTTTTTCTTGGAAGAACAAACTCCTATCCAAGCTAGGTAAGGAAGTTGTTATTAAAACTGTGGCTCAGGATATACTTGCGTTTTGTATGAGTGCCTTTTTGATACTTGTTAGTATGTGTGAGGAGCTGCAAAGAATGATGAATTCTTTCTGGTTAGGGTCAGGTACTAATGACTGTCGAAAGATTTATTGGACATTCTAGGACAAACTCTATGTTCCCAAGAAGCATAGAGGTATGGGATTCCATAATTGGCGTTACTCATTTGACTACTCATCTGAATTCTCTCCTTAGTCGTGTTATTTAAGCTAAATATTCTGTTTACAGCAACCTTGGGTTCTAACCTTTCATATAAATGGAGGAGTATTTATGCAGCAAAGAGCTTACTTGCTAGTGGTACCTGTTAGTGTATGGGTGATGACTTGAGTATATAAGTGTTTAATGACACTTGGTTGGGTAATGGTGGTAGTTTTTATGTCAAGTCCTTACCTTTTCCGGGCATGAAGAGTTTACGGGTGAAGAAGTTATTTTCGGTGGACATTTAGTCATGGAATGTGGATTTTCCTGAAGGTATCCTTGCTTGTATTCATCTATGTTGTATTTTAAAGATTATAAACTTGTTTCAAGATAGCATGAGAGAAATAGGAGTTTttctaaaaactaaaaaaatccTAGGACAATTAGAATACTTAAAAGAAATaatttaaattcattttgaaGTTGTTTGGGGGTGATCAAAAGTGTTCAAGACCCAAAACGAATCCCGAAAAGTCAAAGCAATACAATGGCTTGGACTTCGGGTAGTTGTTACATCACAAATCTTCAATTGTATGCATTTTGTTTGACTAATTACGATACCATAAAGGTCCAAATCCCATGGCCCACAAATTTTTTGTATAAATCTATTTATTCTAAATTCAAAAATTCCCATTATAAAAATCTTGAAAACTACAAAATAGCTTTTAATGAGAAATTTGCACTTTTAACCCCTTAATTTCATGCATTAAATATATCATCAAAATACTATTTTCATCATAAAATACTTGAGAAATTATCAAATATCGattttatagtaaaattatcattttacccttttaTCTTTTGTACAATTTTTTCATAACAATAAGCACTTTCTCAATCTAAAatcataattcaaaataaatcccTTAACATAGATCCTTAAGTTTTCGAAATTATGCTTTTATCCATTTCTCGGAAAAATGagaaatttacaatttagtccatatacttttgattttattcaattcaattcaaaatcatTTTTTCTTGATACCTTGTAATcctaatataaaaaaatcattaccAATCCATAATTTCTCGAATGATCACTTTACATTTTATTCCTCatactttttaattttacaatttaatcctttttccaaGTTCTTACATCCAAAATTTACTTCATTGATTTCCAAAAATAAATCCTTATAGTTCCTTTAAGTTTTCACTTTAcataattcaatttttatttttttaaaattcaatataacGGTTCTTGGAATAGTGTCATTTACGATATTGTAAAATTTAAGGTGTTACAACTACTACCCCTTAATATTTCTTATGAGGAAATACTCTTTTTCTTATGAATAGGAACTATGGGATGACCTAAAAAAGGGAGACAAGTTATCCATACTATGAGGGTTGTTACTCTGTCAGAAAATAGTAACAATTTATCTatagaataaattctattttctacAAAGTTTTTCGGTTTCCCATAAAGAGAATTAATTTtctcattaaaaattaattaaaagtttgcATTATGTGTGTTCGGTTTGTGTagttcgagcccacactcaaaGCAAACCAAGGTACAAGGATGGTAGAGAAGATCGCTtggttgaaagcttgaaacaactTAAACCACCTTGCTCAAAGCATAGATACTAATTTGTTCTAggatttattactataaatatcataaGGCtcgattttaagaaaaaaatgaaaCTTCCATTATGCAATATTCACCATTTTCTTAATCGATTTATCCAACATGACAAGGTCACCAATTAACGAAGGGCATATGTCCTATAAGTGTTGCTCTCAAATTAACACTCCCCCAAGCCTTATAATATAGAACTATCTTTTTTCTACCACCTCTCTCTCAACTAGGCTTCTTTGAAGCTCTTTGCAATCTCTTTTCCCTTAACTTATTACTTTCAAGTCTCAACCCATAAGATAAAGTACCTCTGACCTCCTCACTACATTCTTGTATCAATCATAAATGTActcatgaaatttctttaaacacataatttttcaattaaaatttattaattaataaaatgaaaataaattaatccCGAAATTCTTTCTAATTTCTACATAGATCACAAATTATATAACTAAAAAAGTTATAACACAATGCTTAAAAGCCCCACCCTAACCTATAAATAGAAGTGTTTATGGGCTGAGCCAGGCCCAACCCAAAAAATAGGCCTAAGATTTTGTCTAAACCTCGTCCGAATAAAAATGCTATAACCCGAGCTCGGTCCGGCCcgctcatattaatttttttatatttattatataatttttaaaaaataataataaatcaaaaatactaaaaacattaaaataaatgtttcccaacaaattgaaaataaataaatatatatatatttgtacttaaataacactaagataaatgtaatttaacaagtaaatacttctaaaatagtaacaaaattaacaataaaacaagaattATACAATAactaaacaataacaataaaataataccaacataatagtgaaatgacagcaaaatagtgaaaaacaataaaaaggaaaaaataataaaaaaataaggaaaagTAACAGTTTTTCTTTTTTGCATATTCGGGTCGGGTCGGGCCGAGCTCGAGCTAAAAAGGCTTTACCCGAGACTCAGCTATTTTTTTGTCTAAGCCCATTTCTCAGACCTATATTTTTAGGCAAACCTTCTCACTTTTTAGGCTGGGACAGACCACCCGGCTCAGCCCATGGACAGATTTACCTATTGAGAGATTTACTCACTCAAACTCGTATCCTTATACATTAGTAATAatatcaatcaatttaaaactcaatTAAAATGTGTTTAATTAAACCTCCGAAATCtctaaataattaaattgtgagaACCGTATCTAATGAAAtacaaatattaaatataaaaaatttccaatatattgaaattttaaagagCTTAGCACGAATCTTTCGTACTGTAAAAGCGGAAGTTCACGGATCGATCGTCACGAATTTGTCTAAATCCCTTCCTTTTTGCGAGTCGTGGCAAAAAGAGTTAAGCTTTCACTTCATATTTCAGTCTTTCCCTCTATCCAGTCAAAACCATCTTTTTAAGTTAATTCTACTTTAAACTAAACCCATTTTTATAAACTTTTTTTTGAAGTTTATTTCTTCACTAAATTCTCAcagctttaattttgatatgaTCTTCATTAGTTAGGTTTTGACATGTGAAGGTGGATAATGaagaattttttgttttatttattttggttggAGTTGAAATGAACAAAGTTacatttcttttattaatttgggAGTTAATTAGTTCTTAATGGCTATTATTAGTGTTGACATTTTTTATGATTATGGATTTTTTGGTGGGAGGGTTGGAGTGTATGAGCATGAAATGTGATTACTTTCTACATTTGGATTTATCATAGTGTTTATGATATTGGTTTTAAAATGGAAATTTTGTTGGCTATTTTGATTATATGATTGCTCACATGTATGCTTgttgccctttttttttttttttttccatttttataattttggggaAGGAGGTGAGTTTCCTTTTCTCTTGTGTTAGCCAAGATTAATGGATAAAAAGGAAATGAGTGCGAGGATGGAAACTagtgagaatttgtgtcaagttGTGGGAGGAGTCAATGGACATTTAAAGAACTTGGTTAATGGGGTTGTGTCCGAGACTGTTATTGTGCAAAGTTCTAaagaaaatgtatgttttagtGGAGAAAATGCAGGTTTGAGGTTCCAAAATAATGGCTTTGGATCATGTAAGCATCAGGAGGTTGATTATGGGGGAGGAATTTGTCAGCCTAATGGGGTTGCATCTGAGACTGTCATTGTGGTTGACACCATCGATGCAACAACTTTTTGTACAAGTGATGGGGTATTAGAGTCGAAAGATAATGGATTGGATTCAAGTAAAGTATTGGCAGACATGCCAAAGACAAAAGTTGCTGAAGAAGAGGACTTAAGTATGATTGATATAAAGGGAACTGGTGGTGTCAACAGTCAGTTTAAAGAGTGTTATGATTGGGAAAGCCTTTGTAGAATTTGCCATTTGAATTCCGAACAATCGCTTCATATTACATCAACTACAGCAGCTACCATGGAGCTAATTCAAATTGGTTGTGGGTGCAAAGATGAGCTAGGAATTGCACATGGTCATTGCGCAGAGGCATGGTTTAAGCTGAAAGGAAACAGGTACTGTTCTTTCTCTAGCTAATTCAAATATGTACTCTACCATTACTTAATTAAGATTTTCCATTAGTACCATATTATTATGTCTTCTTATAATCATTAGAATTAGAAAATGACCTGGAATATCACTCTGTACATGAAACATGACATTTTTTGCAATGAAATGAACTATTTCAACTATAAAAACATCCATAAGTTAAAAATGTATGCATTGATCAATATCGAATATGAAGATTGTCTTTTATTCGTGGTCTTGTTTTTCCAACATGTTTGCCCATAGTGAATTCTTTCTTATCATAAATGTGATAGAATTGGCATCCGAGTTTGGAATATTTACATACCTGCTTGCGTTTCACTTACTTTACAGATTATGCGAAATTTGTGGCCAGACGGCTGGTAAATGTGATAGAATTGGCATCCGAGTTTGGAATATTTACATACCTGCTTGCGTTTCACTTACTTTACAGATTATGCGAAATTTGTGGCCAGACGGCTGGAAATATTACTGGTGTTAAAGATAATGGATTTATCGAAAATTGGCATCACCAAGGATCTACCACTGTTAGTGTTAGGACATCAGATCAAGGTCGGGATCATTGGCGTGGACAACCATACCGTAACTTCCTCTTAGCGTGCCTAGTAATAGCATTTGTATTGCCATTGTTCTTTCATGTAAATATGTTTTAGCCGGacacaaacaaaacataaaattctTTTCGTTTTTATCACTCATTTCCACGCCAACGTTACTCAGACAGACGTTTAGTTTGCTTCAACTCTTTATTTACAAGAGGTACTTTTTAAATTCCATCATTGGAATTCTTAGTGTATACAGTTTCAAGGTGTCTATCTTCCTTTATCCCTCCTAAACCCTTAAACAGAAGGATATATATATTTCAACGAACTTGAATTCACGTCTTTTTATACTAACAACAATGCCAATGCTAACTAAACTATGACTCAACCGACTGGGTGTGCATCATTTTAGAAAGTGAAAAATAACTAGTAAATATGTAATACACCACTTGATTTCCCCTACGTATGTCATGGTTCACATTTAAGACTCGAGAGTGATATTAGTACTAGTAGCAGTAGTCTGGACACGTGACACCTGCACATGTAGATTTTATTGTTCAAAAATTGATGAGTGTTTTGGTACATATCTTTAAGCAGCATATTCAAGATTGGTTGCATTCTGAATTTAGTTCATTTGATTGTACTAAAATGTGTTATTTACTCCATTTAACACTCGAATTTAAATATGTGtaagttcttattttattctcgAATTGTAGTTTTGTTTAAAGGGAAAGTAATATTTAACCTTTGAACTTGGGAACTTTACTCACATTAGTCTTTGAATATTTTTTTGTCCACGTTAGATTCGAAATTTGGAAacattttccaatttagtcattgaaTTTAGATTTCATGAAGGTATGATGATGTGGCTCTCTAAGccaatttatttttgaaaaaaaatcaattttttattatttcttagattttatataattttttaaaatttctaggtgATGTAGTACAATCTTAGAGTGTCATGTCATT from Gossypium arboreum isolate Shixiya-1 chromosome 9, ASM2569848v2, whole genome shotgun sequence includes the following:
- the LOC108460099 gene encoding uncharacterized protein LOC108460099, with protein sequence MDKKEMSARMETSENLCQVVGGVNGHLKNLVNGVVSETVIVQSSKENVCFSGENAGLRFQNNGFGSCKHQEVDYGGGICQPNGVASETVIVVDTIDATTFCTSDGVLESKDNGLDSSKVLADMPKTKVAEEEDLSMIDIKGTGGVNSQFKECYDWESLCRICHLNSEQSLHITSTTAATMELIQIGCGCKDELGIAHGHCAEAWFKLKGNRLCEICGQTAGNITGVKDNGFIENWHHQGSTTVSVRTSDQGRDHWRGQPYRNFLLACLVIAFVLPLFFHVNMF